The following proteins are co-located in the Rhodococcus opacus B4 genome:
- a CDS encoding ATP-binding cassette domain-containing protein — translation MNPILEIDSLVKSFVKKRNLLGIPTEHTHAVKDVSFTLEKGRTRAIVGESGAGKSTIGRMALRLATPDTGSVKLFGDDIMTMSAKEVRRLRRRATMIFQDPFNSLDPRMLIGQSVAEPLTLHTKLRGSARDERVAELLERVGLRMDQLEKYPHEFSGGQLQRIAIARALATEPELIVCDEPVAALDVSIQAQVLNLLQDLQQERQISYLFISHDLALVKMFAHDVTVMRRGEVVESGATEQIFEDPKDPYTKELLSAIPVMNPRKRAAKRTLVAQA, via the coding sequence ATGAACCCTATCCTCGAAATCGACAGTCTCGTCAAGTCCTTCGTCAAGAAGCGGAATCTCCTGGGCATCCCGACGGAACACACCCACGCCGTCAAGGACGTGTCGTTCACATTGGAGAAGGGCCGGACCCGGGCAATCGTCGGCGAGAGCGGTGCCGGCAAGTCCACGATCGGCCGGATGGCATTGCGACTGGCGACGCCCGACACGGGTTCCGTCAAGTTGTTCGGAGACGACATCATGACGATGTCGGCGAAGGAGGTGCGCAGGCTTCGCCGGCGGGCGACGATGATCTTCCAGGATCCGTTCAACTCGTTGGACCCTCGAATGTTGATCGGCCAGTCCGTGGCGGAACCGCTCACTTTGCACACGAAGCTGCGGGGGAGCGCTCGCGACGAGCGGGTTGCGGAACTGCTCGAGCGGGTAGGGCTCCGCATGGACCAACTCGAGAAGTACCCACACGAGTTCTCCGGAGGTCAGTTGCAGCGCATCGCCATCGCGCGCGCGCTGGCAACCGAGCCGGAGCTGATCGTGTGCGACGAGCCCGTGGCGGCACTGGATGTCTCGATCCAAGCCCAGGTTCTCAACCTCCTGCAGGATCTGCAGCAGGAACGTCAGATCAGTTACCTTTTCATTTCTCACGACCTGGCGCTGGTGAAGATGTTCGCCCACGACGTCACCGTGATGCGACGCGGCGAGGTCGTCGAGTCGGGCGCTACCGAGCAGATCTTCGAGGACCCGAAGGATCCGTACACGAAGGAACTGCTGTCGGCGATCCCGGTGATGAATCCGCGCAAGCGTGCCGCGAAACGAACCTTGGTCGCCCAGGCGTGA